actTACCAGACCCTCCTGCCACCCCATGTTGCGTAGAATACGGTTGCCCACATTGCTTTCGTCAATTGCTCTATCCGCAGTGATAACTTCATAGTTTTCAGTGTTGCCAATCTCACCACTAGAACGTTCACCCACGCCAGGAGGAAACGGCATTGACCCTAGCTCACTTGAACCCTTTCGGGACGGATAGTCACCAGCTTGACAACAAGTAATTTCCAGAAAATCAATACAAACCTTGAACAAGTAAAATCTAAAATATCATCCCTATTATGTTTGTGGGGTCAAGGAATTCATAAATAATCCAAGTCATATCAGTAGGTAAAGCCGTAAAGGTAATACAAAAGTTCCCAGCAATACAAGGGCAGCCTATATGCATACTAATACAAAACTGCACATACAGCCAACAAAGCCtcagaaaaatgaaaacaaaaatCTAAAGACAAATACGTCTATCATTGCTAAAATCTTGTGCTCAagaaatgatgatgagaaatatagTGATTGTACATCATAAAAGTTAAGAAAGTGTGTTCTTACTTGAATCCAGTCCAACACTATCATTGCCAAGCGATGATCCATAGAGATTTCGTCTTTCTGCAGCACGGTCTCTGTACTGGGATTGCGCTGGTGCCTCAGAAAACCGACGTTTACCACTCCCAGAAACTCCAGATGAAGTATTAGAGACTAAGGCAGATATATCTGTTTTGAAGGGTGCAGGAGTTGCAAGTGCCTCAGGAGTTGTCATTAAGCCTTTTGTGCTTATGGTTACAGTAGTGCGGGGCTCAGCACTCCCAGTATCAGATAATGCATGAAACGTAGTATCCGATTTGATCACTCCTCTAGCAGAACCTCTTATAACACCCATAACTGTAGTTCCCAAACTGTTACTGACAGGTCTAGGCTTTACATCCGAATCCAGCATTTGAGCCGATGCAGTTCCTTGGCTAAAGGAATTATAGCTTGCAGATGAGTTCATATCTTTAGCATTTCCAGAGTCAGAATTAGGCTTACTTTTCAAAGAGAATCCAGTTCCACTGTGTGACTGGTTAGATTTATCATCAGagcgtgatggttctttgtcaTCAAGGACAATTCGTGCAGCCTGTCCTTCTTGATTCCTCTGCTTCCACATAGTTAGGAcattgttcatcttcttcttatTAGCTATCAGACTACTTTTTGAGGCCAACTTGATCTCTTTTgccttctccttctctctcttttctgcAGCCAGTGCTGCATTTGCAGCAGCTTGAACAGCATCAGGAAGCGAAGTTTTCTCACTCTGTTTAATTGTGGCAGCAGGTGCAGAAATCACGACCTTTTTGCCACTATTACTTTCTGAGGTCTTTGTATTTTCATTGGCCACAACCCCAGCTGCCTTAGTATTGTTTTGGTCACAGGGGACATACTGCTGAGTTTGTTGGTCATACGAATACCAAACTCCAGAATTACTATCGTAGTAAAGGCCTGCAACAAACACAAGATCATAAATGTAAATAACCCAACAGCAGAGGATTTGTGACAAATCTTTGACCAAGTAGATTCATAGCACCAAAAAAATAGTCGCAGTTTAACAGAATTGACACGGTGGATTTGCAGACTTACCAGTATTTCCATCATAATAGAATCCAGAGGCAGAATCATAGTAGTAACCAGATTTTTCATCCCAAACGAATCCTGACTGTGCTGCAGAAACATCCTTTTGAGTTTCCGAGTTGCTATTCTGTTTTTCATCAGGATTGTACTCTTTTGGAGCCCAACCTATGGCATCATACTGGTCCAAAAAGCAAAGAAAGTAAAACAATAAGAAACGTGTTCAACCTGCCTAAATTATATGCAATTGTTAACATAAGAACATGATGAAGATTCTCCTTTTTTTATTCTGCCATTTGACATCTTACCATTTTCAAATGTGATGTtgatcttttctatttctataacCAACAAATCACATGTAGCATTATAAAGTGCTTTTAGAGACAAATCTAGTGACAATGCCCAATCATCATAGTTTCAGAATCGCCAAATCTTTGAAATTTGACAGTACTTGCAAGGAACCAAATCAGAATGAATGAACTAATATCTAAATCAGTAAATGCTTAATCATATTGACTATCATTGTGCCAGGAGCTACAATATACCTGCTGAGCAAATGATGCAGCCTCAATGGCAGCTGCGGCAAGGCTGTTTGACTGTGAACCGCCTGATGCAGGTCCATGTGTACTTTTAGCGTACGCTACACGCAAAACCTGACCATTTTTCTCCAGTGTAATCCCATTTGTAGCTTCAAGAGCTTTCGTAGCATCTTCCACCTGTCACAACAGGATGTTGAAAATTGTCAGTAACTAtacatcagaaaaaaaaaacttaactcTTTTATCACCAACACCACTTACTGAATGGAAATGGACGAAGGCAAAACCTCTAGACACATGAGTAAACTTATCTCGAACAAGGCGGATATCCTGCAGAGAAATATAGCATGAAAATGTgtagagaaaaaaagagagaaacttTACCAAGCAATCAGTTTATTCCCCACCTTTATTGGTGCGTGCTTAGCAAATTCGTAGCGAAGCATTTCTTCATCAGCGTTTTCATCCAGGCCACGAACAACTAAAACATGAGTTGGACCTGAAAACAAACAGAATCTAAATAAAGCAGCACCACAGTACATGTTTCACATAATTCCATAGTAGACGCACAGGACTCGCCTAGTTCAGATCCCCTTCTCCCAAACTGTGGAGTGGAACCCGTCGCATCAGCTGGTAGAGCATCCTCAGTACGAGGCTCATTGCACTatgaaaatacaaaaaaaaagcaaatagCCATAGCATTGCGTACCAGGATGGTTAGGAGATTGAAAGATGGGATGAGATAGAAGCGGGCAGAGGGGGAAATAGAAGAGTTATGAAAAATAGCAAGCATACAGAACCTGAAAACAGGAGGTCCGCCGGGCAAAATTCATACATCCACATATGGTACAAATCCAGTCACATGGTGCAGCAGCAGTCCTGTGACCATATGTAGGTCTTGTAAAATTTTCTTGTCCAAGAGAAGGCCCACCCATCCCACCAGTTGGTTTACTACTGCAGTCAAGATGGTATTATAATTAATTGGGGTGGAAGCAATATCTATAAATACATGGCCACAGAAGGTTAGGTAGTTAggtacaaaaaaaataaaagggatATGAAACTAAAGCTGCTCAAAGAGGATCCATTCTCTCCTGCGtcattcaacaaaaaaaaaaaaggacgaCTCATTCAAGCACAGGGAATTGTTTAATTCAATTTCATCAACCCCACCCATGAGAACTTTAACTAATATAGTTATAAGTATGGTTACAGAGGATACAAGAAAAAGATAGGAGTTCCACAAGCACAACTGTTTAAGAGACAGAtgtagcaaaaaaaaatattgtagtCATGCTTAACATCTCATTTATTCACCATACATTATAAAAAATAGTATATGTAGAATGGAGGGACTTGCGACGTttcaaaataataaaaaaaagcaCGCATACCTGTACTCAAAGAACACATTCCTACCATCGATTTCAAGGCCATTCTCTGCCGTACCTTCCATCATTCTACGAGCAGCTTCCTGTGGAGAGGATATAGCTTTGTTAACAGTACATGAAAGTCTGAATGAGTAATGTATTAACACTTGTTCGGTTAGTACCACAGTATGGAAGTCAACAAAAGCGAATCCCCGAGACATGCCAGAATTCCGTTCCTTGATCACACGCACACTGCGTAGAGGGCCCCACTGAGCCTATAAGAGATCAGACCCAAATGATTAAAACGAACCAGACAATACACTTTCAACCAGTGTAAACATTTATGAAGAGGAACTTGTACAAGAATCTGATATAGGTCATCATCATTAGTCTTGAGGGACAATCCCTTGACAACAACAGTGGCAGATGGAGCCTGCAAGCATGAACGCAAAAATTATGGCTTCATAAATTCAAAACACATACAGCATGTAACTATGTCTGTTAGATGGACATACCACTGAATCACCACGCCTCCTTTCATCCCAGTCATATTCCCTTCTTCTGCCAAAGCGGTTATCATCATAAAAGCCATCTCTTTGGTTCCGACCACGACTTCTTGCACGAGGAGATCTTGATCTAGACCGTGATCTTGACCGGTCATCACGGCCACGTGACCTAGAACGGCTATGATGCATATATGGACTTTCATCCCTTTCACGGCTTAAACCTCTTCTGTCATGTTCGCCCTCGCATGAATCGCGCCTTCTCCAGCTACCATCTCTCCTGCCTCTCTCATAGTCCGAATCATAGCTGTGACGCCCGTATTCGTGATCTCTCTCATAGCTGTCCTCTCTGCTTTGGTGAGAGCTGCGGTAGCGGTCTTCAAACTCACCATGAAACTCCGCACGTTCTCTGCTTCCAATCCTTTTGCTCCTATCAACACCAAAATCACGGTGACTGCCAGATTCATAGTAGTTGTCAGCAGCATGATAGTTATCACGGAGTTTATCAACTCCTCTGTACGAATCAAACTCATGATGCTTTCCATCATTGCGATAATCAGTGTCATGCCTTCTGTGATCTCTGGCGGTTGCATATTCCTCGTCATGATTCCTCCGAGGCTGAGACCACATAGCACCAACAGAGGCTGGTGGTGGATACATATTTCTATCATGTACATCCTGATAGTATGCACCCCTTCCATATGAATCTCTAGAAAAGCCTTCATCCACAGGCCTCCTACCATTATAGGACCCCTCAGCCCTGCAAATTAAGTTAATAGGGAAAGATACGGTGATATGGAAAAGCACTACAAATATAAAATGCATGTCATAAAtcacaaggaagaaaaaaaatgatgttgAGGAGTTAATCCAGTACTACACATCCAACCTAACAAGAGAGATTAGACAGAGTCATGACTACACATTTTACAGGAATAAAGGACATGAATACCACAGCTAACACAAATTTAGGGACTAGGCTTACCTATAATCTGGCTCATTGATTACACCATAACCATCCGGTGCCTGTAGATTCAACAGAATAAGTTGAGTCAGCAACAAATCCTACCGAACAGGCAGGTAAATCCATTCCACTTAAGCAGTTAAGCAACGGCCTCTTCTTGAACTCCTTTACATCTAACACTGGTTACACAGAGGCCAATCACACGGCCATAAATCTGCTATTTTCATCATCCTTGGTAGTTAGTAAAGGAAAAGGCTGCAATTACACTGTTGTTCTCCCATCCATGATGTGGAGCATAGCGCCCATGATCCATTTCCAAAATTCAGCACTTGTGTTATCCTGCAAGGGTCTAGGTGACCTTTTAAACTTTTTGGGTGCAACTTTTCGGTATCCTGTAAAGAAATGCATGACATAACAGAGTTAAGCACATAACCATAAGAAACCAACCATATGGCCAACAATAAGATCTCAAGTTTGAGCTGTTAAGTCCGTGCAAAAACATACACCGAGCTAAATTACCCAACATCACTAAAAGCCACTGTTAATTTTTCAAATTATGACTTCTGGCACAAAATTATTAGCTTTGATATACTTAGGCCCTTATGGACTGAAATATTTTAATTGGAAATAAAAGAAACAGTAAAAAATTCCCATGAAATTACTAAATTCAGATCGGGCTGCGCATTTTATCACTCCAGAGCACAGAACCAGAAGTATACCATCATCACTAAAACAAGAGCAATCTTACTGGTAATGAAACTTCATCAGACTATTAGTTGATAAAGTAGTAATACAATTCATACAACTATTCAGACATAAAACTTAAAAATATGAAAGCATATGGCTGGTTCCAACATGAAGGTTATAACTAATATGTCTATGGGATTCAGCCAAGTGCTAGCAATCCACTGTAGCTAAATAATATATCTCAAGAAGAGCTAATCTGTCAAAGAGAATAAATACGAAAGTTTTCTTGACATTAAACATATCTTGAAATTTCAATTTCAAGTTGGGCATGGGCGA
This window of the Panicum virgatum strain AP13 chromosome 1K, P.virgatum_v5, whole genome shotgun sequence genome carries:
- the LOC120661987 gene encoding SUPPRESSOR OF ABI3-5-like isoform X3 — encoded protein: MDHGRYAPHHGWENNSAPDGYGVINEPDYRAEGSYNGRRPVDEGFSRDSYGRGAYYQDVHDRNMYPPPASVGAMWSQPRRNHDEEYATARDHRRSKRIGSRERAEFHGEFEDRYRSSHQSREDSYERDHEYGRHSYDSDYERGRRDGSWRRRDSCEGEHDRRGLSRERDESPYMHHSRSRSRGRDDRSRSRSRSRSPRARSRGRNQRDGFYDDNRFGRRREYDWDERRRGDSVAPSATVVVKGLSLKTNDDDLYQILAQWGPLRSVRVIKERNSGMSRGFAFVDFHTVEAARRMMEGTAENGLEIDGRNVFFEYSSKPTGGMGGPSLGQENFTRPTYGHRTAAAPCDWICTICGCMNFARRTSCFQCNEPRTEDALPADATGSTPQFGRRGSELGPTHVLVVRGLDENADEEMLRYEFAKHAPIKDIRLVRDKFTHVSRGFAFVHFHSVEDATKALEATNGITLEKNGQVLRVAYAKSTHGPASGGSQSNSLAAAAIEAASFAQQYDAIGWAPKEYNPDEKQNSNSETQKDVSAAQSGFVWDEKSGYYYDSASGFYYDGNTGLYYDSNSGVWYSYDQQTQQYVPCDQNNTKAAGVVANENTKTSESNSGKKVVISAPAATIKQSEKTSLPDAVQAAANAALAAEKREKEKAKEIKLASKSSLIANKKKMNNVLTMWKQRNQEGQAARIVLDDKEPSRSDDKSNQSHSGTGFSLKSKPNSDSGNAKDMNSSASYNSFSQGTASAQMLDSDVKPRPVSNSLGTTVMGVIRGSARGVIKSDTTFHALSDTGSAEPRTTVTISTKGLMTTPEALATPAPFKTDISALVSNTSSGVSGSGKRRFSEAPAQSQYRDRAAERRNLYGSSLGNDSVGLDSTGDYPSRKGSSELGSMPFPPGVGERSSGEIGNTENYEVITADRAIDESNVGNRILRNMGWQEGLGLGKDGSGIKEPVQAKSVDVRAGLGSQQRKADPSLEAQAGDSYKTIIQKKAIARFREMN
- the LOC120661987 gene encoding SUPPRESSOR OF ABI3-5-like isoform X1 codes for the protein MDHGRYAPHHGWENNSAPDGYGVINEPDYRAEGSYNGRRPVDEGFSRDSYGRGAYYQDVHDRNMYPPPASVGAMWSQPRRNHDEEYATARDHRRHDTDYRNDGKHHEFDSYRGVDKLRDNYHAADNYYESGSHRDFGVDRSKRIGSRERAEFHGEFEDRYRSSHQSREDSYERDHEYGRHSYDSDYERGRRDGSWRRRDSCEGEHDRRGLSRERDESPYMHHSRSRSRGRDDRSRSRSRSRSPRARSRGRNQRDGFYDDNRFGRRREYDWDERRRGDSVAPSATVVVKGLSLKTNDDDLYQILAQWGPLRSVRVIKERNSGMSRGFAFVDFHTVEAARRMMEGTAENGLEIDGRNVFFEYSSKPTGGMGGPSLGQENFTRPTYGHRTAAAPCDWICTICGCMNFARRTSCFQCNEPRTEDALPADATGSTPQFGRRGSELGPTHVLVVRGLDENADEEMLRYEFAKHAPIKDIRLVRDKFTHVSRGFAFVHFHSVEDATKALEATNGITLEKNGQVLRVAYAKSTHGPASGGSQSNSLAAAAIEAASFAQQYDAIGWAPKEYNPDEKQNSNSETQKDVSAAQSGFVWDEKSGYYYDSASGFYYDGNTGLYYDSNSGVWYSYDQQTQQYVPCDQNNTKAAGVVANENTKTSESNSGKKVVISAPAATIKQSEKTSLPDAVQAAANAALAAEKREKEKAKEIKLASKSSLIANKKKMNNVLTMWKQRNQEGQAARIVLDDKEPSRSDDKSNQSHSGTGFSLKSKPNSDSGNAKDMNSSASYNSFSQGTASAQMLDSDVKPRPVSNSLGTTVMGVIRGSARGVIKSDTTFHALSDTGSAEPRTTVTISTKGLMTTPEALATPAPFKTDISALVSNTSSGVSGSGKRRFSEAPAQSQYRDRAAERRNLYGSSLGNDSVGLDSTGDYPSRKGSSELGSMPFPPGVGERSSGEIGNTENYEVITADRAIDESNVGNRILRNMGWQEGLGLGKDGSGIKEPVQAKSVDVRAGLGSQQRKADPSLEAQAGDSYKTIIQKKAIARFREMN
- the LOC120661987 gene encoding SUPPRESSOR OF ABI3-5-like isoform X2 → MDHGRYAPHHGWENNSAPDGYGVINEPDYRAEGSYNGRRPVDEGFSRDSYGRGAYYQDVHDRNMYPPPASVGAMWSQPRRNHDEEYATARDHRRHDTDYRNDGKHHEFDSYRGVDKLRDNYHAADNYYESGSHRDFGVDRSKRIGSRERAEFHGEFEDRYRSSHQSREDSYERDHEYGRHSYDSDYERGRRDGSWRRRDSCEGEHDRRGLSRERDESPYMHHSRSRSRGRDDRSRSRSRSRSPRARSRGRNQRDGFYDDNRFGRRREYDWDERRRGDSVAPSATVVVKGLSLKTNDDDLYQILAQWGPLRSVRVIKERNSGMSRGFAFVDFHTVEAARRMMEGTAENGLEIDGRNVFFEYSKPTGGMGGPSLGQENFTRPTYGHRTAAAPCDWICTICGCMNFARRTSCFQCNEPRTEDALPADATGSTPQFGRRGSELGPTHVLVVRGLDENADEEMLRYEFAKHAPIKDIRLVRDKFTHVSRGFAFVHFHSVEDATKALEATNGITLEKNGQVLRVAYAKSTHGPASGGSQSNSLAAAAIEAASFAQQYDAIGWAPKEYNPDEKQNSNSETQKDVSAAQSGFVWDEKSGYYYDSASGFYYDGNTGLYYDSNSGVWYSYDQQTQQYVPCDQNNTKAAGVVANENTKTSESNSGKKVVISAPAATIKQSEKTSLPDAVQAAANAALAAEKREKEKAKEIKLASKSSLIANKKKMNNVLTMWKQRNQEGQAARIVLDDKEPSRSDDKSNQSHSGTGFSLKSKPNSDSGNAKDMNSSASYNSFSQGTASAQMLDSDVKPRPVSNSLGTTVMGVIRGSARGVIKSDTTFHALSDTGSAEPRTTVTISTKGLMTTPEALATPAPFKTDISALVSNTSSGVSGSGKRRFSEAPAQSQYRDRAAERRNLYGSSLGNDSVGLDSTGDYPSRKGSSELGSMPFPPGVGERSSGEIGNTENYEVITADRAIDESNVGNRILRNMGWQEGLGLGKDGSGIKEPVQAKSVDVRAGLGSQQRKADPSLEAQAGDSYKTIIQKKAIARFREMN
- the LOC120661987 gene encoding SUPPRESSOR OF ABI3-5-like isoform X4, yielding MDHGRYAPHHGWENNSAPDGYGVINEPDYRAEGSYNGRRPVDEGFSRDSYGRGAYYQDVHDRNMYPPPASVGAMWSQPRRNHDEEYATARDHRRSKRIGSRERAEFHGEFEDRYRSSHQSREDSYERDHEYGRHSYDSDYERGRRDGSWRRRDSCEGEHDRRGLSRERDESPYMHHSRSRSRGRDDRSRSRSRSRSPRARSRGRNQRDGFYDDNRFGRRREYDWDERRRGDSVAPSATVVVKGLSLKTNDDDLYQILAQWGPLRSVRVIKERNSGMSRGFAFVDFHTVEAARRMMEGTAENGLEIDGRNVFFEYSKPTGGMGGPSLGQENFTRPTYGHRTAAAPCDWICTICGCMNFARRTSCFQCNEPRTEDALPADATGSTPQFGRRGSELGPTHVLVVRGLDENADEEMLRYEFAKHAPIKDIRLVRDKFTHVSRGFAFVHFHSVEDATKALEATNGITLEKNGQVLRVAYAKSTHGPASGGSQSNSLAAAAIEAASFAQQYDAIGWAPKEYNPDEKQNSNSETQKDVSAAQSGFVWDEKSGYYYDSASGFYYDGNTGLYYDSNSGVWYSYDQQTQQYVPCDQNNTKAAGVVANENTKTSESNSGKKVVISAPAATIKQSEKTSLPDAVQAAANAALAAEKREKEKAKEIKLASKSSLIANKKKMNNVLTMWKQRNQEGQAARIVLDDKEPSRSDDKSNQSHSGTGFSLKSKPNSDSGNAKDMNSSASYNSFSQGTASAQMLDSDVKPRPVSNSLGTTVMGVIRGSARGVIKSDTTFHALSDTGSAEPRTTVTISTKGLMTTPEALATPAPFKTDISALVSNTSSGVSGSGKRRFSEAPAQSQYRDRAAERRNLYGSSLGNDSVGLDSTGDYPSRKGSSELGSMPFPPGVGERSSGEIGNTENYEVITADRAIDESNVGNRILRNMGWQEGLGLGKDGSGIKEPVQAKSVDVRAGLGSQQRKADPSLEAQAGDSYKTIIQKKAIARFREMN